In one window of Bos taurus isolate L1 Dominette 01449 registration number 42190680 breed Hereford chromosome 4, ARS-UCD2.0, whole genome shotgun sequence DNA:
- the LOC100336982 gene encoding T cell receptor beta variable 19, producing the protein MGNQVICCVALCLFGAGTVAGGVTQTPKYLLKKEGGAVTLECEQDFDYDSMYWYRQDPGLGLRRIFSSRVVNTVQKEDIAKGYSASREKKPFFPLTVTSAQKNQTALYLCAASRDTVTQSHLLSAHK; encoded by the exons ATGGGCAACCAGGTGATCTGCTGTGTGGCCCTTTGTCTCTTTGGAGCAG GCACCGTGGCTGGTGGGGTCACTCAGACCCCTAAATACCTGCTCAAAAAGGAAGGCGGAGCTGTGACCCTGGAATGTGAACAGGATTTTGATTATGACTCAATGTACTGGTACCGACAGGACCCAGGTCTAGGACTGAGGCGGATCTTCTCCTCTCGAGTTGTAAACACTGTTCAGAAAGAAGACATAGCTAAAGGCTACAGCGCCTCTCGTGAAAAGAAGCCTTTCTTTCCTCTTACCGTGACATCAGCACAGAAGAACCAGACGGCTCTGTATCTCTGTGCTGCTAGTAGAGACACAGTGACTCAAAGCCACCTCCTCTCTGCACACAAATGA